A single window of Nicotiana tomentosiformis chromosome 1, ASM39032v3, whole genome shotgun sequence DNA harbors:
- the LOC138907243 gene encoding uncharacterized protein — MGKISQALNYHPKGALPSSMVVNPKGGNNMGYAMDVTTRNGRGGNAPTSSQRQLVDDEQVVQEEVIPSTEVQPNDKVGIDIDDSVEETQEEVSPSRDHIIDIPESVMQKAKTPLPKAPPSYPQRFAQQNGEYQLKKFIQMMNNLSINMPLVKALEKMPGYAKFMKDLVQKKRSMNFETIKVTHQVSAIVHSMDPKLEDPSAFMIPCTIGSPKFAKTLCDLGASINLIPYSVFKTLGIGQLRPTSMRLQMANRTMKRPLGVIEDVLVCVDKFILSADSVILDCEVDYEVPIILGKPFLATGKALCGVEAGELTLAVPHKRKKDIGWTLADIRGISPAFCMDKIKLEIILDEFSSNQRQKLKRDCQDYYWDEPYLFPICMDGVIRICVPEEEQYGILGACQSFPYGGHHGGIRTASKVLSCDFYWPTLYKDVSELEKRCDKCQRAGGISKKNDMPITTILEIDIFDVLGIEFMGPL; from the exons atggggaaaatctctcaagctctaaattatcatcctaagggggcactaccaagtagCATGGTAGTcaacccaaagggtggaaacaataTGGGCTATGCCATGGACGTTACTACAAGAaatggaagaggtgggaatgcacccacctcaagtcaaagacaacttgttgatgatgagcaagtggtgcaAGAAGAAGTGATCCCGAGCACTGAGGTGCAACCTAATGATAAAGTcgggattgatattgatgatagtgtggaagaaaCGCAAGAGGAGGTGAGCCCGTCTAGGGATcatattattgacataccggagtcGGTAATGCAAAAAGCTAAGACACCATTGCCTAAGGCTCCGCCTTCTTACCCTCAAAGATTTGCCCAACAAAATGGTGAATACCAATTAAAGAAGTTTATTCAGATGATGAATAATCTCTCAATAAATATGCCATTAGTTAAAGCTTTAGagaaaatgcccggttatgcaaagttcatgaaggatctcGTGcaaaagaagcggtcaatgaattttgaaacgatcaaagtcactcatcaagtgagtgcaattgtgcattcaatggatcctaagttggaggatcccagtgctttcatgattccttgtacaattggaagtccCAAGTTTGCTAaaactctttgtgatcttggggcgagtatcaatttaataccctattcagttttcaaaactttggggattgggcaactaagacccacctctatgagattgcaaatggccaaTCGCACTATGAAGAGGCCTTTAGGAGTGATTGAGGATGTCTTGGTAtgtgttgataaatttattctttCGGCAGATtctgtcattctagattgtgaagttgattatgaggtgccgattattcttggaaaacctttccttgctacggggaaggctctctgtggtgttgaagccggagaacttacATTGGCGGTGCCACACAAGAGAAAGAAGGatattgggtggacattggcggatattcgagggataagccccgccttttgcatggataagatcaagttgga AATCAttctggatgagttctcttcGAACCAAAGGCAgaaactcaaacgggattgtcaagattattattgggatgaaccataccttttcccgATTTGTATGGATGGAGTGATTAGAATATGTGTACCGGAGGAAGAGCAATATggaattcttggggcttgtcagtcttttccatatggtggtcatcatggtggcaTAAGAACGGCGTCCAAAGTGCTTAGTTGCGACttttattggcccactctttacaaggatgtaAGTGAGCTAGagaaaagatgtgataaatgtcaacgggccggtggaatctcaaagaagaatgataTGCCTAtcacaaccatcttggagattgatatttttgatgtgttgGGTATTGAATTCATGGGccctttgtga